A stretch of the Conger conger chromosome 3, fConCon1.1, whole genome shotgun sequence genome encodes the following:
- the LOC133124863 gene encoding endothelin receptor type B-like: MKSLMLLVLLLATCVGATRFDRDTTQRSPQDGPFDAVAPGGNGSSPENLPTRLAPPRGPFPPMCVKPFGIKNAFKYVNTVVSCLIFVVGIIGNSTLLRIIYKNKCMRNGPNVLIASLALGDLLYILIAIPINVFKLLAEDWPFGVHVCKLMPFIQKASVGITVLSLCALSIDRYHAVTSWSRVKGMGIPLWKTVEVILIWLAAVVLAVPEALAFDMMEMPYRGTKLRICLLHPQQNTPFMKFYQDAKDWWLFGFYFCLPLACTGVFYTLMSCEMLSRKKGMRIALNDHMKQRREVAKTVFCLVVIFALCWLPLHLSRILKKTIYNQNDPNRCELLSFLLVMDYIGINMASLNSCINPVALYFVSQKFKNCFKSCLCCWCQRKSRDLSPMDERGSGVRWKGYCRENGLDWTSSRSSQKFSSS; encoded by the exons ATGAAGTCTCTGATGCTGCTGGTCCTGCTCCTTGCCACCTGTGTAGGGGCCACACGCTTTGATCGTGACACCACCCAGAGGAGCCCCCAGGATGGGCCCTTCGACGCAGTGGCCCCGGGAGGGAACGGCTCCTCCCCCGAGAACCTGCCAACCAGGCTGGCCCCACCCCGGGGCCCCTTCCCGCCCATGTGCGTCAAGCCATTCGGGATCAAGAACGCCTTCAAGTACGTCAACACGGTGGTGTCCTGCCTGATCTTCGTGGTGGGCATCATCGGAAACTCAACCCTGCTGCGCATTATCTACAAGAACAAGTGCATGAGGAACGGCCCCAACGTTCTCATAGCCAGCCTGGCCTTGGGGGACCTGCTGTACATCCTCATCGCTATCCCTATCAACGTCTTCAAG CTGCTGGCAGAGGACTGGCCGTTTGGGGTGCATGTCTGTAAACTGATGCCCTTCATCCAGAAAGCTTCAGTAGGCATCACTGTGCTGAGCCTGTGTGCCCTAAGTATCGACCG GTATCATGCGGTGACATCATGGAGCCGGGTGAAGGGCATGGgcattcctctgtggaagaCTGTGGAGGTGATCCTGATCTGGCTGGCCGCCGTGGTGCTGGCCGTCCCTGAGGCTCTGGCCTTTGATATGATGGAGATGCCATACCGTGGGACGAAGTTACGCATATGCTTACTGCATCCTCAGCAGAACACGCCCTTCATGAAG TTTTATCAGGACGCTAAAGACTGGTGGCTGTTCGGCTTCTACTTCTGCTTGCCATTGGCGTGCACAGGCGTCTTCTACACCCTGATGTCCTGCGAGATGCTGAGCCGCAAGAAGGGCATGCGCATCGCCCTCAATGACCACATGAAGCAG CGCAGAGAAGTGGCCAAAACTGTCTTCTGTCTGGTGGTGATCTTCGCTCTCTGTTGGCTACCCCTGCACCTCAGCCGCATCCTGAAAAAGACCATCTACAACCAGAATGACCCAAACCGATGTGAGCTCCTGAG TTTCCTGCTGGTGATGGATTACATTGGCATCAACATGGCCTCCCTCAACTCCTGCATCAACCCTGTGGCACTCTACTTTGTGAGTCAAAAGTTCAAGAACTGCTTCAAG TCTTGTCTGTGCTGCTGGTGCCAGAGGAAATCGCGGGATCTCTCTCCAATGGACGAGAGGGGCTCCGGAGTTCGCTGGAAGGGCTACTGCCGTGAGAATGGCCTGGACTGGACCAGCTCCCGCTCGAGCCAGAAGTTCAGCTCCTCTTAA